Proteins encoded within one genomic window of Geotalea daltonii FRC-32:
- the gspC gene encoding type II secretion system protein GspC yields the protein MLKWIAPLNFFLTFLIIASLALIASDVISFRLTRLYPKATPKSAASVPSTMVAEDLMSFAPILEKGLFGKAAQGKLSPVVQQATATGAAPAPSLGDLILLGTAVGSYRETFALVQKAGKEERVFRLGDTVFETGPLVSVGKESAEILVNGKRLKIFSPTAAGTESAAKQPQSTAPAGNTGLAAQVGAGNYVVDQRALNASLDNIGQAMTDARLLPSIKDGKVEGFRASEVKPQGIFGTIGIKNGDILRAINDFPIDSPEKAIQSFASLKGQSRIKLDLVRDGQPTTFNYDIR from the coding sequence ATGCTGAAATGGATAGCCCCACTTAATTTTTTTCTCACCTTTTTGATCATAGCGTCACTGGCGCTGATAGCCTCTGACGTGATTTCCTTCAGACTTACCAGACTTTATCCCAAAGCAACCCCGAAAAGCGCTGCGTCCGTCCCATCCACCATGGTGGCAGAAGACCTGATGTCTTTCGCTCCCATCCTGGAAAAGGGATTATTCGGCAAGGCTGCACAGGGAAAGCTGTCCCCTGTCGTACAACAGGCCACCGCCACAGGGGCGGCCCCTGCACCCTCGCTGGGAGATCTCATCCTGCTTGGAACTGCGGTCGGTTCCTATCGTGAAACCTTTGCTCTTGTGCAGAAAGCAGGCAAGGAAGAGCGTGTTTTCCGTCTTGGGGATACGGTCTTCGAGACGGGGCCGCTGGTTTCGGTGGGCAAAGAGTCGGCTGAAATTCTCGTCAATGGCAAACGGTTAAAGATATTTTCGCCCACTGCAGCCGGCACAGAATCGGCAGCCAAACAACCCCAGTCCACTGCCCCTGCGGGAAATACTGGGCTCGCCGCTCAGGTTGGAGCCGGAAATTATGTCGTTGACCAGCGGGCACTGAATGCATCCCTGGATAATATCGGCCAGGCCATGACCGATGCCCGCCTCCTGCCCAGCATCAAAGACGGAAAAGTCGAAGGATTCAGGGCCTCGGAAGTGAAGCCCCAGGGCATTTTCGGTACCATCGGCATCAAAAATGGCGACATCCTGCGCGCCATCAACGATTTCCCCATCGACTCGCCGGAAAAGGCCATACAGTCCTTTGCTTCACTCAAAGGACAGAGCCGCATAAAACTGGACCTGGTAAGGGACGGCCAGCCGACCACATTCAACTATGACATTAGATAG
- the mqnB gene encoding futalosine hydrolase has protein sequence MKSIFVTASVMQELSLLIRSIGAVQAEPDIFPDIYRGRIGDKDITLAVTGIGKINAASATTVLLQGRTPDLLVNTGCAGAYQGSGLTVGGLAVATSEILADDGVLTPEGWQPLDLIGIPLVKRSGKAYFNEFPLSMQAAGKAASLAAALGLSTIRGKFLTVSTCSGTSARGDELFSRFGGICENMEGAAVAQVALRYGVDCLEIRGVSNMVENRDMSSWNIPGAVESVQRFLLKYIEEF, from the coding sequence ATGAAGTCGATTTTTGTGACAGCTTCGGTCATGCAGGAACTTTCCCTGCTGATCCGTTCCATTGGCGCTGTCCAAGCCGAGCCAGACATTTTTCCGGATATCTACCGGGGGCGCATTGGCGATAAGGACATAACCCTGGCTGTTACCGGCATCGGTAAGATAAATGCGGCCTCTGCCACCACTGTTCTGCTGCAGGGGAGAACTCCGGACCTGCTTGTCAATACCGGTTGCGCTGGTGCCTATCAGGGGAGCGGACTGACCGTGGGCGGGCTGGCTGTCGCCACTTCCGAGATCCTTGCCGATGATGGGGTTCTGACACCCGAGGGCTGGCAGCCCCTTGATCTGATCGGGATTCCGCTGGTGAAGAGAAGCGGCAAGGCTTATTTCAACGAGTTTCCCCTGTCCATGCAGGCAGCCGGCAAGGCGGCAAGCCTGGCTGCTGCATTGGGCCTTTCCACAATTCGAGGCAAATTCCTCACCGTTTCCACATGCAGCGGGACTTCTGCACGTGGCGATGAACTTTTTTCCCGCTTTGGCGGCATATGTGAGAATATGGAAGGCGCTGCAGTTGCCCAGGTGGCACTTCGCTACGGTGTTGACTGCCTTGAAATCCGGGGGGTCAGCAACATGGTTGAGAACCGGGATATGTCTTCCTGGAATATTCCCGGAGCAGTTGAGTCTGTGCAGCGTTTTCTCCTGAAATACATAGAAGAATTTTAA